In one Dermatophilaceae bacterium Sec6.4 genomic region, the following are encoded:
- the sucC gene encoding ADP-forming succinate--CoA ligase subunit beta: MDLFEYQARDMFEAHGVPVLAGKTITDASQAEAAAQEVGGGGVTVVKAQVKTGGRGKAGGVKVAKTPADAQTYAEQILGMDIKGHTVGTVMIAAGAQIEHEYYFSILLDRSNRTYLAMCSVEGGVEIEQLAVERPEALAKVAVDPMVGIDEAKAAEIVREAGFDAETGAKVAPVLQKLWDVYREEDATLVEVNPLVQTADGKIVALDGKVTIDENAGFRHPDHAGLEDSAAADPLEAQAKSKGLNYVKLDGDVGIIGNGAGLVMSTLDVVAYAGEKITNGQGAHPKPANFLDIGGGASAEVMANGLGIILGDPQVKSVFVNVFGGITACDEVANGIVGALDALGDSATKPLVVRLDGNNVIEGRRILAERDHPLVSIEETMDGAAAKAAELAAR, from the coding sequence GTGGATCTTTTCGAATACCAGGCACGCGACATGTTTGAGGCACATGGCGTGCCAGTACTCGCGGGCAAGACGATCACCGACGCATCGCAGGCGGAAGCGGCTGCACAAGAGGTCGGCGGCGGCGGTGTCACCGTGGTCAAGGCTCAGGTCAAGACCGGCGGGCGCGGCAAGGCCGGCGGGGTCAAGGTAGCCAAGACCCCTGCTGATGCGCAGACGTACGCCGAGCAGATCCTCGGCATGGACATCAAGGGACACACCGTCGGCACCGTGATGATCGCGGCCGGCGCACAGATCGAACATGAGTACTACTTCTCGATTCTGCTGGATCGCTCCAACCGCACCTACCTCGCGATGTGTTCCGTCGAGGGCGGCGTCGAGATCGAGCAGCTGGCTGTCGAGCGGCCCGAGGCACTTGCCAAGGTCGCCGTCGACCCGATGGTCGGCATCGACGAGGCGAAGGCCGCCGAGATCGTGCGCGAAGCAGGTTTCGATGCGGAGACCGGTGCCAAAGTCGCCCCGGTCCTGCAGAAGCTGTGGGACGTCTACCGCGAGGAGGATGCCACGCTGGTCGAGGTCAACCCGCTTGTGCAGACCGCTGACGGCAAGATCGTGGCGCTGGACGGCAAGGTCACCATCGACGAGAACGCCGGCTTCCGCCACCCCGATCACGCAGGCCTGGAAGACTCCGCTGCCGCGGACCCCTTGGAGGCGCAGGCGAAGTCCAAGGGCCTCAACTACGTCAAGCTCGACGGCGACGTGGGCATCATCGGTAACGGTGCGGGTCTGGTCATGTCGACCTTGGATGTCGTCGCTTACGCGGGCGAGAAGATCACCAACGGCCAGGGCGCACATCCCAAGCCGGCCAACTTCCTGGACATCGGTGGCGGCGCGAGCGCAGAGGTGATGGCCAACGGACTCGGGATCATCCTGGGCGACCCGCAGGTGAAGTCGGTGTTCGTCAACGTGTTCGGTGGCATCACAGCGTGTGACGAAGTCGCCAACGGCATCGTGGGCGCGCTGGACGCGCTGGGTGACAGCGCCACCAAGCCCCTCGTCGTCCGCCTCGACGGCAACAACGTCATCGAAGGCCGACGTATCCTCGCCGAGCGCGACCACCCGCTGGTGAGCATCGAAGAGACCATGGACGGCGCTGCGGCCAAGGCCGCCGAGCTCGCCGCCCGCTGA
- a CDS encoding cobalamin B12-binding domain-containing protein, translating into MSNIADRPLRIVVAKPGLDGHDRGAKVVARALRDAGMEVIYTGLHQTPEQIVEAAIQEDADAVGLSVLSGAHMTLFAKVTALLKERDAQDIVVFGGGIIPQEDLPQLAQMGVGTVFTPGATTVEIVSWVREHVGQG; encoded by the coding sequence ATGAGCAATATCGCTGACCGCCCGCTGCGAATCGTTGTAGCCAAGCCTGGGCTCGACGGCCACGATCGTGGAGCGAAGGTCGTTGCCCGCGCACTGCGAGATGCGGGCATGGAGGTCATCTACACCGGGCTGCATCAAACGCCGGAGCAAATCGTGGAGGCCGCCATCCAGGAGGATGCTGATGCGGTCGGTCTGTCGGTGCTTTCGGGTGCGCACATGACGCTCTTCGCAAAGGTGACCGCGCTGCTCAAGGAACGCGATGCGCAGGACATCGTCGTGTTCGGTGGCGGCATCATTCCTCAGGAGGACCTCCCGCAACTGGCGCAGATGGGGGTCGGCACGGTTTTCACCCCTGGCGCCACCACTGTCGAAATCGTCAGCTGGGTGCGCGAGCATGTCGGGCAGGGCTGA
- a CDS encoding M23 family metallopeptidase: MSLPGVAAVTVGIVAIGAAGATTFDGAPAAAGGPTYQAAVAAFSARPVSNRILPTPAPTHSRLTAANLSPSADSMLEASIEAEKPVVPPPAKPAVKARSKAVTSRTLAQRRGATSAAKGSAAGWVCAISGCGGTFTSPFGSRWGTTHLGDDFSTPVGTPLHALNRATVTAAGMYGGMGNRVELDFGNGVSAVYAHMSSISVSPGQQLSAGQLIGLSGNTGHSTGPHLHLEIHLGSVPVDPAPWLRAHGIF, translated from the coding sequence GTGTCCCTTCCGGGCGTAGCTGCTGTGACTGTCGGCATCGTTGCCATCGGGGCCGCTGGCGCGACCACCTTCGACGGTGCACCTGCCGCGGCAGGCGGCCCGACCTACCAGGCTGCGGTTGCAGCGTTCTCGGCCCGGCCCGTCTCCAACCGGATCCTGCCGACCCCGGCACCCACGCATTCCAGGCTCACCGCCGCAAACCTTTCGCCGTCCGCTGACTCCATGCTCGAGGCCTCCATCGAGGCCGAGAAGCCGGTCGTGCCGCCGCCCGCGAAACCAGCGGTGAAAGCCCGGTCGAAGGCCGTCACGTCTCGCACCCTCGCGCAGCGCCGTGGTGCGACCAGCGCCGCCAAAGGCAGCGCCGCGGGCTGGGTGTGCGCGATCTCAGGGTGCGGTGGCACGTTCACCTCGCCCTTCGGATCACGCTGGGGCACGACGCACCTCGGTGACGATTTCTCCACCCCGGTCGGCACACCTCTGCACGCCCTGAACCGGGCAACCGTGACCGCTGCCGGGATGTACGGCGGTATGGGCAACCGGGTCGAGCTGGACTTCGGAAACGGGGTGAGTGCGGTCTATGCACACATGTCTTCGATCAGCGTGTCACCCGGCCAGCAGCTTTCGGCAGGGCAGCTCATCGGACTTTCCGGCAACACCGGTCACTCCACGGGCCCGCACCTGCACCTGGAGATCCACCTCGGTTCAGTACCGGTCGACCCGGCGCCGTGGTTGCGCGCGCACGGAATTTTCTGA
- the pcrA gene encoding DNA helicase PcrA, which produces MSSLFHDLPLPGMPPSQMGGAVPVARLRPPSVGQHAVDEHAVDEHAVDEHAVDEHGVPTWASLGGDAPGMPGGRRGPGRLTGEQLVEGLNPQQRAAVLHQGPPLLIVAGAGSGKTRVLAHRIAYLLAERGAQPGQILAITFTNKAAAEMRERVEALVGPAARAMWVSTFHSACVRILRREATKVGLKSTFSIYDAADSQRLMALVLRDLDLDIKRYPPRSFTHQVSNLKNELIDEETYAGQVTEGSHQDRMLAQAYSSYQRRLRQANALDFDDIIMMTVNILQAFPDVAEHYRRRFRHVMVDEYQDTNHAQYTLVKELVGHAVHDDAVGVVPPAQLCVVGDADQSIYAFRGATIRNIVEFEKDYPDARTILLEQNYRSTQNILAAANAVIAKNPDRRPKNLWSEAGDGALIVGYVADSEHDEAAFVARTIDLLGDEHGVKPKDVAVFYRTNAQSRALEEVLVRVGLPYKIVGGTRFYERREVKDALAYLRVVSNPLDTVNLRRILNTPKRGIGDRAEACVSALAERERVPFIAALGRAADAPGIATRSVTAIGGFTALMEGLQQVHQSVGGVGDLLEAILDRSGYLSELRASHDPQDETRVENLSELVAVAREFDDNYPEGSLQDFLEQVSLVADSDQIPDDTGQAQDLGVITLMTLHTAKGLEFPVVFLTGMEDGVFPHLRALGDPKELEEERRLAYVGITRARERLHLSRAEVRSAWGAPQYNPASRFLDEIPSSLIDWARVQTTSTRPSSIPAIARLASRPGVRSPGNRPVISLDAGDRVTHDSFGLGTVVRVEGQGERSMAHIDFGGDTGVKRLLLRYAPVVKL; this is translated from the coding sequence ATGAGCAGCTTGTTCCACGACCTTCCCCTGCCCGGAATGCCCCCTTCCCAGATGGGTGGTGCCGTGCCGGTCGCCCGGCTGCGGCCACCATCCGTTGGGCAGCATGCTGTTGATGAGCATGCTGTTGATGAGCACGCTGTTGATGAGCACGCTGTTGATGAGCATGGCGTGCCGACCTGGGCGAGTCTGGGCGGCGATGCGCCGGGAATGCCCGGTGGCCGGCGGGGTCCGGGAAGGCTGACCGGCGAGCAACTGGTCGAGGGCCTCAACCCTCAGCAGCGTGCAGCTGTGCTGCACCAGGGGCCGCCCTTGTTGATCGTGGCCGGTGCCGGGTCGGGTAAGACCCGCGTCCTGGCCCATCGGATCGCCTACCTGCTGGCCGAGCGCGGCGCGCAGCCCGGCCAGATCCTGGCGATCACCTTCACCAACAAGGCAGCGGCTGAGATGCGCGAACGCGTGGAGGCTCTGGTCGGACCCGCCGCCCGCGCCATGTGGGTCTCCACCTTCCACTCCGCCTGCGTGCGCATTTTGCGGCGGGAGGCAACGAAGGTCGGGTTGAAATCCACTTTCTCGATCTACGACGCAGCCGACAGCCAACGGTTGATGGCCCTGGTGCTGCGCGACCTCGACCTGGACATCAAGCGCTACCCCCCGCGTTCGTTCACCCATCAAGTGAGCAACCTCAAGAACGAACTGATCGACGAGGAGACCTACGCCGGTCAGGTGACTGAAGGCAGCCATCAGGACCGCATGCTGGCCCAGGCCTACTCCTCTTATCAACGACGACTCCGGCAGGCCAATGCGCTCGATTTCGACGACATCATCATGATGACCGTCAATATCCTGCAGGCCTTCCCAGACGTCGCCGAGCACTACCGGCGCCGCTTCCGGCACGTCATGGTGGATGAGTACCAGGACACCAACCATGCGCAATACACGCTGGTCAAGGAGCTCGTCGGACACGCGGTGCACGACGACGCGGTCGGTGTGGTGCCGCCCGCGCAGTTGTGTGTGGTGGGGGACGCCGACCAGTCGATCTACGCGTTCCGCGGAGCGACCATTCGCAACATCGTGGAGTTCGAGAAGGATTATCCGGACGCGCGCACCATCCTGCTCGAGCAGAACTACCGGTCCACCCAGAACATTCTCGCGGCGGCCAATGCGGTCATCGCCAAGAACCCCGACCGTCGCCCGAAGAACCTGTGGAGCGAGGCGGGCGACGGCGCGCTCATCGTCGGATACGTCGCCGACTCCGAGCACGACGAGGCGGCGTTCGTCGCGCGCACCATCGACCTGCTCGGCGACGAGCACGGCGTCAAGCCCAAGGACGTAGCCGTCTTCTACCGCACCAATGCCCAGTCGCGTGCGCTGGAGGAGGTGCTCGTCCGAGTCGGGCTGCCCTACAAGATCGTCGGCGGCACCCGGTTCTACGAACGACGCGAGGTCAAGGATGCGCTCGCCTACCTGCGGGTTGTGTCCAACCCGCTCGACACCGTCAATCTGCGCCGGATCCTCAATACGCCCAAACGTGGGATCGGGGACCGCGCCGAGGCCTGTGTGAGCGCCCTGGCGGAGCGGGAGCGCGTCCCGTTCATCGCTGCACTGGGTCGGGCGGCCGATGCGCCGGGTATTGCCACCCGCTCGGTGACTGCCATCGGAGGGTTCACCGCGCTGATGGAGGGGTTGCAGCAGGTCCACCAGAGCGTGGGTGGTGTCGGGGATCTGCTCGAAGCGATCCTGGATCGATCGGGGTACCTTTCGGAGCTGCGCGCGAGCCATGACCCGCAGGACGAGACGCGCGTGGAGAACCTGTCGGAGTTGGTGGCGGTGGCGCGGGAGTTCGATGACAACTACCCCGAGGGATCGTTGCAGGATTTCCTGGAGCAGGTCTCCCTGGTTGCCGACAGCGACCAGATCCCGGACGACACGGGCCAGGCACAGGACCTGGGCGTGATCACCTTGATGACCCTGCATACCGCCAAGGGCCTGGAATTCCCGGTTGTTTTCCTCACCGGTATGGAGGACGGCGTCTTCCCGCATCTGCGCGCGCTCGGTGATCCGAAGGAGTTGGAGGAGGAGCGTCGCCTCGCCTACGTCGGAATCACCCGGGCCCGCGAGCGCTTGCACCTGTCCCGGGCTGAGGTGCGCTCGGCGTGGGGCGCGCCCCAGTACAACCCGGCATCGCGCTTCCTGGACGAAATCCCCAGCAGCCTGATCGACTGGGCGCGGGTGCAGACCACCTCGACCCGACCCTCCTCCATTCCGGCCATCGCGCGTCTGGCATCCCGCCCCGGCGTTCGCAGCCCGGGCAATCGACCGGTGATCTCACTGGATGCGGGGGACCGCGTTACCCACGACTCGTTCGGTCTGGGCACGGTCGTGCGGGTGGAGGGTCAGGGGGAGCGTTCCATGGCACATATTGATTTCGGCGGCGACACCGGTGTCAAGCGCCTACTGCTGCGGTACGCACCCGTCGTCAAACTCTGA
- a CDS encoding divalent metal cation transporter has protein sequence MNLPSAGSPVSADKTVVGRKRWLPASILLLGPGLMVMLADTDAGSVITAAQSGASYGYRLLLPQLILIPILYIVQEITVRLGIITGKGHGELIREHYGKGWAWLSGVTLLAACVGALITEFAGIAGVGQLVGLPPWLTVTAVALALALLCVTGGYRRVEVVGVTLGLLELLFIPAAILAHPQGGAMAYGLAHSISTHPAYLQLVAANVGAVIMPWMVFYQQGAVLDKGLRAKDLRIGRIDTAVGSVVTQIIMAAVVVATAATVGRAHPGQALQTVGQIADALVPALGRTGANLLFGLGMLGASTVAALVVAVAGSRGLGEVLGWRVSLNDSRSHARAFYLVCVAALLGSAIAVVLAPSLVNLSVDVQVMNAVLLPIVLGFLLLLEHRALPVQHRQHGLSLITTWTLTGIVVVFGLYTAVTVL, from the coding sequence GTGAACCTCCCATCGGCCGGCTCTCCTGTCTCGGCCGATAAGACCGTGGTCGGTAGGAAGCGGTGGCTGCCGGCCTCGATCCTGCTGCTCGGCCCGGGCCTGATGGTGATGCTCGCCGACACCGATGCCGGCAGTGTCATCACGGCCGCACAGTCGGGCGCGTCCTACGGATACCGGCTACTGCTGCCGCAGTTGATCCTCATCCCGATCCTCTACATCGTGCAGGAGATCACCGTCCGGCTCGGGATCATCACGGGCAAGGGGCATGGTGAGCTGATCCGTGAGCATTACGGAAAAGGGTGGGCCTGGCTCTCGGGTGTGACATTGCTGGCCGCATGCGTCGGGGCGTTGATCACCGAGTTCGCCGGTATCGCCGGGGTCGGGCAACTCGTGGGGCTGCCACCGTGGCTGACAGTGACGGCGGTCGCGCTCGCACTTGCGCTGTTGTGTGTGACCGGTGGTTATCGACGGGTGGAAGTCGTCGGGGTGACCCTCGGACTGTTGGAGCTGCTCTTCATCCCCGCCGCGATCCTGGCCCACCCCCAGGGCGGGGCGATGGCGTACGGATTGGCGCACTCGATATCTACGCACCCGGCCTATCTACAGCTGGTCGCTGCGAACGTGGGGGCGGTGATCATGCCCTGGATGGTCTTCTACCAACAGGGCGCCGTGCTGGACAAAGGTCTTCGCGCAAAAGACCTGCGGATCGGCCGGATCGACACTGCGGTCGGCTCCGTGGTGACCCAGATCATCATGGCTGCGGTCGTCGTCGCCACTGCGGCTACCGTCGGCCGCGCTCATCCCGGCCAGGCACTGCAGACGGTGGGTCAGATCGCGGATGCTCTCGTGCCGGCCCTCGGACGCACGGGTGCGAATCTGCTGTTCGGTCTGGGCATGCTGGGCGCGTCGACGGTCGCGGCGCTGGTCGTTGCGGTGGCCGGTAGTCGGGGTCTGGGTGAGGTGCTGGGGTGGCGGGTCAGCCTGAACGACTCGCGCAGCCATGCACGGGCGTTCTACCTGGTCTGTGTGGCGGCGCTGCTCGGTAGCGCGATCGCGGTGGTCCTGGCGCCGAGTCTGGTGAACCTGTCGGTGGACGTGCAGGTGATGAACGCGGTTCTGCTGCCGATCGTGCTCGGCTTCCTACTGCTGCTGGAGCACCGCGCGTTGCCCGTGCAGCACCGGCAGCACGGCCTGAGCCTGATCACGACCTGGACCCTGACCGGGATCGTCGTGGTGTTCGGTCTCTACACCGCGGTCACGGTGCTGTAG
- a CDS encoding carboxylate--amine ligase codes for MPKTPPEAALLLSGQEFAPIVLGGDRLGYSLARSFDLGYGYRTLIVSTMLGGPVAHSSLIEHHVVPSLQDPEVLVAQLRELAPRIGPQRKLLLATTDHVVSVLASIKHRLEDLYVIPYCDADLIDRLSRKENFADVCAELDIPHPKTVVYDVAERPDLAAATADLTFPVIAKPSNAQAYAAVTFPGKKKVHSAGDLAQLEQLLEALHRSGYRDKFILQDVIPGDDQGMRVMTCYVDKQGVVKFAAFGRVLVEEHSPETLGIPAAILTGTDHEAVAHATRLLEHVGWRGYANFDMKFDPRTGKTVFFELNPRLGGTSFYITAAGFNTVQLYVEEWVRGLDFTDRPMLEASHEHIFTAIPLRLLKRYVTDPALRPAFDRAVKAGEVTNPWFYKSERDPRRWAWIAANQVNYVRKYREHYPEPKALV; via the coding sequence ATGCCGAAAACGCCGCCCGAAGCCGCGCTGCTGCTCTCCGGGCAGGAGTTCGCGCCCATCGTCCTGGGGGGCGACCGCCTGGGTTACAGCCTGGCCCGCTCGTTCGACCTCGGGTACGGCTACCGCACGCTCATCGTCTCCACGATGCTCGGCGGACCGGTCGCGCACAGCTCGCTGATCGAGCACCACGTCGTGCCGAGCCTGCAGGATCCGGAGGTTCTGGTAGCCCAGCTACGCGAGCTGGCGCCGCGGATCGGGCCGCAGCGGAAACTGCTGCTGGCCACCACCGACCACGTCGTCAGTGTGCTGGCGAGTATCAAGCACCGCCTCGAGGATCTTTACGTCATCCCGTACTGCGATGCGGATCTGATCGACCGGCTCAGCCGGAAGGAGAACTTCGCGGATGTATGCGCCGAGTTGGACATCCCCCATCCGAAAACGGTGGTCTATGACGTTGCCGAGCGACCCGATCTGGCCGCTGCGACCGCCGATCTGACCTTCCCGGTGATTGCCAAACCCTCCAACGCGCAGGCTTATGCCGCTGTCACCTTTCCCGGCAAGAAGAAGGTGCACTCTGCGGGTGATCTGGCGCAGTTGGAACAGCTGCTGGAGGCGTTGCACCGCTCGGGGTACCGCGACAAGTTCATCCTGCAGGACGTCATCCCCGGCGATGACCAGGGCATGCGGGTGATGACCTGCTATGTCGACAAGCAGGGGGTCGTCAAGTTTGCGGCCTTCGGGCGGGTGCTGGTGGAGGAGCACTCCCCCGAGACGCTCGGCATCCCCGCGGCGATTCTGACCGGCACCGACCACGAGGCGGTCGCCCATGCGACCCGGCTGCTGGAGCACGTCGGCTGGCGCGGTTACGCCAATTTCGACATGAAGTTCGACCCGCGCACCGGTAAAACGGTGTTCTTCGAGCTGAACCCCCGCCTGGGTGGAACGTCGTTCTACATCACCGCGGCCGGGTTCAACACGGTGCAGCTCTACGTCGAGGAATGGGTACGCGGCCTCGACTTCACCGACCGGCCGATGCTCGAGGCGAGCCACGAACACATCTTCACCGCCATCCCGCTGCGCCTGCTGAAGCGTTACGTCACCGACCCCGCTCTGCGACCGGCCTTCGACCGTGCCGTCAAGGCCGGCGAGGTCACCAACCCGTGGTTCTACAAGTCCGAGCGCGATCCACGTCGTTGGGCGTGGATCGCGGCCAACCAGGTCAACTACGTACGCAAGTACCGCGAGCACTACCCCGAACCGAAAGCGCTGGTATGA
- a CDS encoding amino acid racemase translates to MTQIPPIDASLRVDRDPSWSDTVVGVIGGLGPAATALFLQLIVDLTPAARDQDHLDLIVLDHSTTADRTAYILDPANARNPGPGLARDAARLAALGASFVSIPCNTAHHFAGEIVQASGLAVVDVVEETARAAVDAAAGAPVAVLATDGTRAARVYQDVLERLGAQVLLPDEAQQRLVMSVIYDGVKAGGPVDVDGLLTVIDALRDQGAGAVVLGCTELSVVYAQQGWGQRPHIVDSVETLARATVARAGRTPRR, encoded by the coding sequence ATGACCCAGATCCCCCCGATCGACGCATCATTGCGCGTCGATCGCGATCCCTCCTGGTCGGACACCGTGGTGGGAGTCATCGGCGGGCTGGGCCCGGCCGCGACGGCGCTCTTCCTGCAGTTGATCGTCGACCTCACACCCGCCGCCCGCGACCAGGACCACCTGGATCTGATCGTGCTGGATCACAGCACGACTGCAGACCGCACGGCCTACATCCTGGACCCGGCGAATGCCCGCAATCCCGGCCCGGGTCTGGCCAGGGATGCGGCCAGACTGGCGGCGCTCGGAGCCTCTTTCGTGTCGATTCCGTGCAATACCGCACATCACTTCGCCGGCGAGATCGTCCAGGCCAGCGGCCTGGCGGTCGTCGACGTGGTCGAGGAGACTGCCCGCGCCGCCGTCGACGCTGCAGCAGGCGCACCCGTTGCCGTGCTTGCCACCGACGGAACCCGCGCAGCACGCGTCTACCAGGATGTCCTGGAACGGCTCGGCGCACAGGTGCTGCTCCCCGATGAGGCACAGCAGCGGCTGGTGATGTCGGTGATCTACGACGGCGTGAAGGCCGGTGGACCGGTGGATGTGGACGGGTTGCTCACGGTCATCGATGCGCTGCGTGACCAGGGGGCAGGGGCCGTCGTGCTGGGCTGCACCGAGCTGTCGGTGGTCTACGCCCAACAGGGTTGGGGGCAGCGGCCGCACATCGTCGACTCGGTCGAAACCCTGGCCCGAGCGACGGTTGCGCGCGCCGGTCGTACTCCACGACGATGA
- a CDS encoding GNAT family N-acetyltransferase produces MIDLVFPSVDLAASWRAGVAEFPPGAVLHGFGYDDQLGFELATAAGFADFVQSLRDAERGVGLPAGWVPCTTYWIIDSAEPDQLLGSLALRHHLENDFLAEYGGHIGYGVRPSARRRGVASAALRASLPRARALGLDQVMLTCDDDNLASRATIEGCGGVFERMAGQRRRYWIAT; encoded by the coding sequence ATGATCGATCTGGTATTCCCGAGCGTCGATCTCGCCGCATCGTGGCGGGCCGGCGTGGCCGAGTTCCCGCCGGGCGCGGTGCTGCACGGTTTCGGGTACGACGATCAACTCGGCTTCGAGCTCGCTACTGCGGCCGGATTCGCGGATTTCGTACAGTCCCTGCGGGACGCCGAGCGCGGTGTCGGGCTCCCGGCCGGCTGGGTGCCGTGCACGACGTACTGGATCATCGACTCCGCGGAACCGGACCAGCTGCTCGGTTCGCTCGCGTTGCGTCACCACCTCGAGAATGACTTCCTGGCTGAGTACGGCGGGCACATCGGCTACGGCGTGCGCCCATCGGCGCGACGTCGCGGGGTGGCATCGGCTGCGCTACGGGCGTCGTTGCCTCGTGCGCGCGCCCTCGGGCTGGACCAGGTGATGCTCACCTGCGACGACGACAACCTGGCATCCCGCGCCACGATCGAGGGTTGCGGCGGTGTCTTCGAGCGGATGGCCGGGCAACGGCGCCGCTACTGGATTGCGACCTGA
- a CDS encoding serine hydrolase domain-containing protein, which yields MPTVAQRITAELVAARQASRCPSIAAAVFIDGIEVCSGAVGETTGRVGGPVATASTRYRIGSITKTITAITVLQQVRDGHLELDAPVSDRLPELTLGNPDVATVTTRALLMHGSGLLAEPSGPWWERSPGRTWEQLTPQLLRNPDLIGRFHYSNTGYAILGELVARCTGRTWWDVARDDVLLPLGMTSTTYAAPTGCAPGLAVHPDADLLHTEPAYDTAAMAAAGQLWSTVGDLARLGGFLARGDGRVLPNGLLSRMLTPRLVDDVPGRTWTRAYGFGVDVTDRSGTRYVGHGGSMPGFVACLRVRAEDGAVVAVLANSTAGHDGELAYRLLAAADVEHVPDGVIRAVDTTSGDLAGRWFWGPRPYLARPGRGGALELAPEGAGRGSRFVPSGPDMWTGQDEYFAGETLRVLRRGERSSYLDLGSFRFTRSPYDPSCDIPGGVDPAGWH from the coding sequence ATGCCGACCGTCGCCCAGCGCATCACGGCCGAACTCGTCGCCGCGCGACAGGCATCACGCTGCCCGTCGATCGCGGCGGCCGTGTTCATCGACGGCATCGAGGTTTGCAGTGGCGCAGTCGGCGAAACCACTGGCCGGGTGGGCGGGCCGGTGGCCACTGCGAGCACTCGGTACCGGATCGGATCGATCACCAAGACGATCACCGCGATCACCGTCCTGCAACAGGTGCGGGACGGTCACCTGGAGCTGGACGCACCGGTGAGCGACCGGCTGCCTGAATTGACCCTGGGCAACCCCGATGTCGCGACGGTGACCACACGCGCTCTGCTGATGCACGGCAGCGGACTTCTCGCCGAGCCCTCCGGGCCATGGTGGGAGCGCAGCCCGGGCCGCACCTGGGAGCAGCTGACCCCCCAGCTGCTACGCAACCCTGATCTCATCGGGCGATTTCACTATTCCAATACCGGGTACGCGATCCTCGGCGAGCTCGTCGCACGCTGCACCGGGCGCACCTGGTGGGACGTGGCCCGCGACGACGTGCTCCTGCCGCTGGGTATGACCAGCACGACGTATGCCGCGCCCACCGGCTGCGCGCCAGGTCTTGCTGTGCACCCCGACGCCGACCTGCTGCACACCGAACCGGCCTATGACACTGCTGCGATGGCTGCGGCGGGCCAGTTGTGGTCGACGGTCGGAGACCTGGCTCGCCTCGGCGGTTTCCTGGCGCGCGGGGATGGCCGGGTGCTGCCGAACGGTCTACTTTCGCGCATGCTGACGCCCCGCCTGGTCGATGATGTGCCGGGTCGGACATGGACGCGGGCCTACGGATTCGGCGTCGATGTCACCGACCGGTCCGGCACCCGGTACGTGGGGCACGGCGGGTCGATGCCCGGGTTCGTCGCTTGCCTGCGGGTCCGGGCCGAAGACGGTGCGGTGGTCGCTGTGCTCGCCAACTCCACTGCCGGTCACGACGGCGAGCTGGCCTACCGGCTGCTGGCCGCTGCGGATGTCGAACATGTTCCGGACGGTGTGATCCGGGCCGTCGACACCACATCGGGCGATCTGGCCGGGCGGTGGTTCTGGGGGCCTCGGCCATACCTGGCGCGCCCTGGCCGGGGCGGCGCTCTCGAACTCGCCCCGGAGGGCGCCGGCCGCGGATCGCGTTTCGTACCCAGCGGGCCCGACATGTGGACCGGTCAGGACGAGTACTTCGCGGGTGAGACGTTGCGTGTGCTGCGCCGCGGTGAGCGGTCCTCCTACCTGGACCTGGGCTCGTTCCGCTTCACCCGGTCACCGTACGATCCGTCCTGCGACATACCCGGCGGCGTGGACCCCGCCGGCTGGCACTAG